The window ACCGTGTTGAAATCGCTTTCCTTCAAGCCGGTCTTTTTCAGAAACAGCGGCCAGATCTGCGTCATCGAATCCGCGGGCGTGATCGCCACCGTCTTGCCCTTGATATCCTCGGGCTTCCTGATGTTTTTCTCGACAAATCCCATCGCCGACATCGGGCTCGTCTGCAGCAGCACGCCGGTCGCGATGACAGGCGCGCCCTTCACCGCCGCGCGCATCATGGTGGGCACGTCGACATAGCCGAAATCGGCGGTCTTGGCGGCAACGGCCTGCGTGGTCGCAGCCGAGCCGCGGCCTTCCTGGATTTCGAGATCGATGTTTTCGGCAGCATAGATGCCCTTGGCCTTGCCGTAATAGAACGGCGCGTGCTCGCCATAGACATACCAGTTGAGCATCAGCACCACCTTGTCCCCGGCAGAGGCTGGGGCTGCCGCCAGCGCCGACCAGATCAGCGCCGCCGCTAGAGCCGTCAAAAATCGCATCATGTTTCTCTCCCGTCGATGTCTTATGCGGTCCTTGAGGGCCGCTTTTTTCATTCTCTCGCCGCTTATGCGGCGATGAAAATTTCCTCGCGCTGGCTGACATGCCAGGGAATCACAAGCTTTTCGATCCGGTCGACGATCCAGAACAAGACCACGCCGAGCAGCGCCAGGATCACCAGCGCCGCAAACATCGTCGGCAGATCGAAGGTGCCGATCGAGCGCTGCAGCACATAGCCGATGCCCGAATTGGAGCCGACGAATTCGCCGACCACCGCGCCAACCACCGCCAGCGTCACCGAAACCTTTAATCCCGAAAAGATCGCCGGCATCGCATGCGGCAGGTTGACGGCGCAGAACACATGGAAGCGGCTGCCCTGCATGGCGCGGGCGAGATCGACCATGTCAGGGTCGACCGATTTAAAACCCTGCACCGCGGACACCACCACCGGAAAGAATCCCAGCAGAAACGCCGAGATCACTTTTGGGATAATGCCGAAACCGAACCAGACCACGAACAATGGTGCAATCGCGATCTTCGGCACCGACTGTGAAAACACCAGCAACGGATAGACGTAGCTTTCCACCGTCTTCGATCCCGCAATCAGCATCGCCACGGGAATGCCGAACACCGCCGACAACAGGAAGCCGCAGATCGTCGCGTACGTCGTCGGCCACGCCTGCCGCAACAATTCCGGCCAATCCTGCCACAGCACGGCTACGACATCGGCCGGCGCCGGAATCTGATAGGCGGGAATCTTGAACAGCCGGATCGCCA is drawn from Bradyrhizobium lablabi and contains these coding sequences:
- a CDS encoding ABC transporter permease; its protein translation is MAEPKGQGNVSRALNAAWVRPFLFLIFIVVAWDLAIRLFKIPAYQIPAPADVVAVLWQDWPELLRQAWPTTYATICGFLLSAVFGIPVAMLIAGSKTVESYVYPLLVFSQSVPKIAIAPLFVVWFGFGIIPKVISAFLLGFFPVVVSAVQGFKSVDPDMVDLARAMQGSRFHVFCAVNLPHAMPAIFSGLKVSVTLAVVGAVVGEFVGSNSGIGYVLQRSIGTFDLPTMFAALVILALLGVVLFWIVDRIEKLVIPWHVSQREEIFIAA